Proteins from one Muntiacus reevesi chromosome X, mMunRee1.1, whole genome shotgun sequence genomic window:
- the LOC136154617 gene encoding LOW QUALITY PROTEIN: uncharacterized protein (The sequence of the model RefSeq protein was modified relative to this genomic sequence to represent the inferred CDS: substituted 1 base at 1 genomic stop codon), translated as MGPRLTTPLSLTLEHWKDVKGRASNLSVEIRRKKWQTLCGSEWPAFNVGWPQEGSFNIDCILQIKERVFDTGLHGHPDQVPYIITWESLAQDPPSWVAPFVAEKPKIPGADIPTAPPAQSSLYPILEKEKLTAKTKPVIPPEDPVLIDLLSEVPPPYQPPPVPGSLARPPPSASPEARSPDTTGPAATSGEINTSSPVASRLRQRRDQGEGGSGEWRSQLFPLRTVGGPGNQVQYWPFSASDLYNWKTHNPPFSKDPTALTGLIESILLTHQPTWDDCQQLLQALLTVEERQRVVLEARKNVPGPNGAPTPLPNEIDAAFPLTRPDWDYNTPAGREQLRLYRQVLLAGLKGAGRRPTNLAQVRAVTQRPEETPAAFLERLMEAYRMYTTFDPSSPEHRGNVSMAFIGQSAPDIRNKLQRLEGLQDYSLQDLMREAERIYNKRETPEERAERLRKVQEEREDRLRKEQEEKEEKREKRRNRELSRILATVVQPRSEPGRRDRLGGNRQPRIDRDQCAYCKERGHWIKECPKKPRDLRRESSKVLSLDEDXDSQGQEPPPEPRVTLKIGGQPVTFMVDTGAQHSVLTQTNGPMSTRTAWVQGATGGKLCRWTTERKVHLASGKVTHSFLHVPDCPFPLLGRDLLSKVGAQIQFHEKGASITGPGGAPLQILTIKLEDEYKLLESKTLPMGPIQDWIRKYPLAWAETAGMGLAMGQPPIVVELKSSATPISVKQYPMSEEAYKGIRPHIQRLLKLGVLEPCRSAWNTPLLPVKKPGTGDYRPVQDLREINKRVEDIHPTVPNPYNLLSTLPPSHTWYTVLDLKDAFFCLRLSPQSRPLFAFEWRDPEAGLSGQLTWTRLPQGFKNSPTLFDEALHQDLAAFRTQHPALVLLQYVDDLLLAAPTELDCNKGTGALLETLGELGYRASAKKAQICQTKVNYLGYQLENGQRWLTEARKQTVSQIPPPTTPRQMREFLGTAGFCRLWIPGFAEMAAPLYPLTKQNTPFLWGKAQQEAFDNIKKALLSAPALGLPDISKPFELFVDEKQGIAKGVLTQKLGPWKRPIAYLSKRLDNVAAGWPPCLRMVAAIATLIKDSNKLTMGQPLKITAPHAVETIVRQPPDRWLSNARMTHYQSLLLDTERVRFGPAAALNPATLLPDPQEGTPHDCQQILAEVHGTRKDLTDQPLADAEITWFTDGSSYLLEGERKAGAAVVDGENVVWASALPPGTSAQRAELIALTQALRKAEGKKANIYTDSRYAFATAHVHGEIYRRRGLLTSEGREIKNKREILDLLQALFLPRKLGIIHCPGHQKGDTPIARGNRLADITAKQAALGPQILTVSLESASKNDDDAALVYSEADLDFLQGLGADYDKVHNRWIYQGKTVMPQSTAKRLLTHLHRLTHLGKRKMADLLNENKLDYYIPQRDLLIQQIVNGCEACAKVNAGRLKLPSGVRARGHRPGVHWEVDFTEIKPGLYNNKYLLVFIDTFSGWVEAYPTKKETAQVVVKKLLEEIFPRFGLPKVLGSDNGPAFVSQVSQLVAKSLGIDWKLHCAYRPQSSGQVERMNRTIKETLTKLTLETGTRDWVQLLPLALYRARNTPGPHGLTPFEIIYGSPPYYEGLATLGNFSNTTRAPDQCNNPGLHRLTLPQDPPEMVKKALRGLACTHRPPRRIIRVKGSAAGSAQTDRRVAGSSSGGARALPPRPPALRRRVCILSASSRRVNY; from the coding sequence ATGGGACCCAGACTAACTACCCCCCTAAGTTTGACTCTAGAGCACTGGAAGGACGTCAAAGGACGAGCCAGTAACCTGTCAGTAGAAATCAGGAGGAAAAAGTGGCAAACCCTTTGCGGCTCCGAGTGGCCAGCCTTCAATGTGGGATGGCCTCAGGAGGGCAGTTTTAACATTGATTGTATTTTGCAGATCAAAGAACGGGTGTTTGACACAGGACTTCATGGACACCCTGACCAAGTCCCCTACATAATTACCTGGGAGAGTCTGGCCCAGGACCCGCCATCCTGGGTGGCACCTTTCGTGGCAGAAAAGCCGAAGATTCCCGGTGCCGATATACCCACGGCCCCACCAGCCCAGTCCTCTCTTTAccccattttagaaaaagaaaaattgactgCCAAAACGAAACCAGTCATCCCGCCGGAAGATCCAGTTCTAATTGATCTCCTGTCTGAAGTTCCCCCTCCCtatcaaccccctccagtaccaGGTTCTCTGGCCAGGCCGCCCCCGTCCGCCTCCCCTGAGGCCCGCTCCCCTGACACCACCGGCCCAGCGGCGACCAGCGGGGAGATTAATACTTCATCCCCCGTCGCCTCCCGGTTGCGCCAACGAAGAGATCAGGGAGAGGGAGGATCGGGAGAATGGAGGTCCCAGTTATTTCCCTTGAGGACTGTGGGGGGACCAGGAAACCAAGTCCAATACTGGCCATTCTCGGCCTCTGATTTGTATAACTGGAAGACTCATAACCCACCCTTCTCTAAAGATCCAACAGCCCTCACGGGGTTAATTGAGTCCATCTTACTAACCCATCAGCCCACCTGGGATGATTGTCAACAGCTTTTGCAGGCTCTGCTGACcgtagaagagagacagagagttgtCCTGGAAGCAAGAAAAAACGTGCCCGGGCCCAACGGGGCCCCTACTCCCCTTCCAAATGAAATTGACGCAGCCTTCCCCCTGACGCGTCCGGACTGGGACTACAACACCCCTGCCGGTAGGGAGCAGCTCCGTCTCTATCGCCAGGTTCTCCTTGCGGGTCTCAAGGGAGCCGGGAGACGCCCCACCAATTTGGCCCAGGTAAGAGCAGTAACACAGAGACCGGAGGAGACCCCGGCAGCTTTCCTTGAAAGGCTCATGGAGGCATACCGTATGTATACCACTTTCGATCCTAGTAGCCCCGAGCATAGGGGAAATGTCTCCATGGCCTTCATAGGGCAGTCGGCGCCggacattagaaataaattacaaaggtTAGAAGGACTTCAAGATTATAGCTTGCAGGATCTAatgagagaagcagaaaggaTTTACAATAAGAGAGAAACTCcagaagaaagagcagaaaggCTTAGGAAAgtgcaagaagagagagaggacagattgagaaaagaacaggaagaaaaagaagagaaacgagaAAAAAGGCGTAACAGAGAGTTGAGCAGAATTTTGGCCACCGTAGTTCAGCCTAGGTCAGAGCCAGGAAGGAGAGATAGGTTGGGAGGCAATAGGCAACCGAGAATAGACCGTGACCAATGTGCCTACTGTAAAGAAAGAGGCCACTGGATAAAAGAATGCCCAAAGAAACCACGGGATTTGCGAAGAGAATCCTCCAAGGTCTTGTCCTTGGATGAAGATTAGGACAGTCAGGGCCAGGAGCCCCCCCCTGAGCCCCGGGTAACATTAAAAATAGGGGGGCAGCCAGTGACCTTTATGGTGGACACAGGAGCTCAGCACTCTGTATTAACCCAGACCAACGGACCCATGAGCACCAGGACCGCGTGGGTACAAGGAGCTACAGGAGGAAAGCTGTGCCGATGGACTACTGAACGGAAGGTGCACCTGGCCTCCGGTAAGGTGACTCATTCCTTCCTCCATGTTCCGGACTGTCCGTTCCCCTTGTTGGGGAGGGACCTTCTCTCTAAAGTTGGAGCCCAAATTCAGTTTCATGAAAAGGGGGCCTCCATTACAGGACCCGGAGGGGCCCCCCTTCAAATTTTGACCATAAAGTTAGAAGATGAATACAAATTATTAGAGTCTAAAACCTTGCCAATGGGTCCCATCCAAGACTGGATACGGAAGTACCCTCTAGCCTGGGCAGAGACTGCAGGAATGGGGCTAGCAATGGGACAGCCGCCCATTGTCGTTGAATTAAAATCCTCAGCTACCCCCATTTCggtgaaacagtaccccatgtctgaggaggcttacaaGGGAATCAGACCCCATATACAACGGCTCCTCAAGCTGGGCGTCCTTGAGCCCTGCAGATCAGCCTGGAACACTCCCCTACTCCCTGTCAAGAAGCCAGGTACAGGAGATTACCGGCCAGTGCAGGActtgagagaaataaacaagCGGGTAGAAGACATCCACCCAACAGTGCCGAACCCGTACAATCTGCTTAGCACCCTACCCCCTTCCCATACCTGGTATACGGTAttggatttaaaagatgccttcttttGCCTGAGGCTAAGTCCACAAAGCCGACCCTTGTTCGCTTTTGAATGGAGAGATCCAGAAGCTGGCCTGTCGGGGCAGCTGACATGGACTAGACTACCGCAAGGATTCAAAAATAGCCCCACCCTGTTTGATGAAGCCCTACATCAAGACCTGGCTGCCTTTCGGACACAACACCCCGCCCTGGTGCTTCTGCAGTATgtagatgacctgctgctggcggcCCCCACGGAACTGGATTGCAACAAAGGCACGGGGGCCCTGTTGGAGACTCTGGGAGAACTGGGGTACCGCGCCTCGGCAAAGAAAGCCCAAATTTGCCAAACTAAAGTGAATTATCTGGGGTACCAGCTAGAAAATGGACAGCGATGGCTGACAGAAGCCCGGAAACAAACGGTATCACAGATACCGCCCCCAACAACTCCCCGCCAGATGAGAGAGTTTCTAGGCACTGCGGGATTCTGTAGGCTTTGGATTCCTGGGTTCGCAGAAATGGCAGCACCCCTTTACCCCCTAACCAAGCAAAACACCCCCTTCCTTTGGGGAAAGGCCCAACAAGAAGCATTTGATAACATCAAAAAGGCCCTCTTGAGTGCCCCAGCCCTAGGGCTCCCGGACATATCAAAGCCCTTTGAGCTCTTCGTAGACGAAAAACAAGGGATTGCTAAGGGGGTACTAACTCAAAAGCTAGGACCCTGGAAGAGGCCCATCGCATATCTCTCCAAAAGATTGGACAATGTTGCAGCAGGCTGGCCACCATGCCTACGGATGGTGGCGGCCATTGCCACGCTTATCAAAGACTCTAACAAATTAACCATGGGCCAACCCCTTAAAATAACTGCACCCCATGCTGTagagactatagtccgccagcctCCAGACCGCTGGCTCTCAAATGCCCGAATGACTCACTACCAGTCTTTGCTGCTGGATACGGAGCGAGTGCGTTTCGGTCCAGCCGCCGCCCTCAACCCTGCTACGCTCCTCCCGGATCCCCAAGAAGGGACCCCACATGACTGCCAGCAAATCCTGGCAGAAGTGCATGGAACCAGGAAAGACCTCACCGACCAACCACTGGCAGACGCAGAGATCACCTGGTTTACGGATGGGAGCAGCTACCTTTTAGAGGGCGAGCGGAAAGCTGGGGCTGCAGTAGTTGACGGAGAAAACGTCGTTTGGGCCAGCGCTCTGCCTCCGGGAACCTCGGCCCAAAGGGCCGAACTCATCGCCCTCACGCAGGCACTCAGGAAGGCGGAAGGTAAGAAAGCCAACATATACACTGATAGCCGGTATGCCTTCGCCACAGCACATGTACATGGAGAAATATATAGAAGGAGGGGGTTGCTGActtcagaaggcagagaaataaaaaataaaagagaaatattagaTTTACTACAAGCCTTGTTCTTACCAAGGAAACTAGGGATAATCCATTGCCCAGGCCACCAAAAGGGAGATACACCCATTGCACGGGGAAATCGGCTGGCAGATATAACTGCTAAACAAGCGGCATTAGGCCCCCAAATACTAACTGTCTCACTCGAGTCAGcatcaaaaaatgatgatgatgcggCACTTGTTTATAGTGAAGCAGACCTAGACTTTCTTCAAGGACTTGGGGCGGACTATGACAAGGTCCATAACAGATGGATATACCAAGGGAAAACAGTGATGCCTCAAAGCACTGCCAAGAGACTTTTGACTCACCTGCATAGACTGACccacttgggaaaaagaaaaatggctgacctcctaaatgaaaataaattagactATTACATCCCTCAGAGAGACTTACTGATACAACAAATTGTAAACGGTTGTGAGGCCTGTGCAAAAGTAAACGCTGGCAGACTAAAACTCCCCTCCGGAGTTCGAGCCAGGGGGCATAGGCCTGGAGTCCACTGGGAAGTGGATTTCACCGAGATTAAACCAGGCCTATATAATAACAAGTATTTGCTAGTGTTCATAGATACCTTCtcaggatgggtagaagcatatcccacaaagaaagaaacagctcaaGTTGTGGTCAAGAAGCTCCTCGAAGAAATTTTTCCCCGATTCGGCTTACCTAAGGTACTCGGGTCAGATAACGGTCCGGCCTTTGTCTCCCAGGTAAGTCAGTTGGTGGCCAAATCATTGGGGATTGATTGGAAGTTACATTGTGCCTAcagaccccagagttcaggaCAGGTAGAAAGGATGAATAGAACAATTAAAGAGACCTTAACCAAATTAACGCTGGAGACTGGCACTAGAGACTGGGTTCAACTCCTACCACTGGCTTTATATCGAGCCAGAAATACCCCTGGCCCACACGGGCTCACCCCATTTGAGATCATCTATGGAAGCCCCCCCTATTATGAGGGACTGGCCACATTGGgaaacttctccaacaccacccgGGCCCCAGACCAATGCAACAATCCCGGCCTACACAGGCTCACTCTGCCTCAG